From Litoribacterium kuwaitense, the proteins below share one genomic window:
- the deoC gene encoding deoxyribose-phosphate aldolase, which produces MKVEKYIDHTLLKADATLQAIENLCKEAAEHHFASVCINPTYVKKAKRYLQDTDVKVCTVIGFPLGANVTDVKIYEAKRALLDGAMELDYVLNVSDVKNGHFDLIEKEMSAFVALKEDNRDLIIKVILETCYLTKEEVSRVCDIARQTKVDFVKTSTGFGSAGATEEMVSLMKTTVGADVEVKASGGIRTRMDLETYINLGATRIGTSNGVAIVSANDQSNSEGY; this is translated from the coding sequence ATGAAAGTTGAAAAATACATTGATCATACGTTACTAAAGGCCGATGCAACACTTCAAGCGATTGAAAATTTGTGTAAAGAAGCAGCCGAACATCACTTTGCTTCTGTTTGTATTAATCCAACGTATGTTAAAAAGGCGAAGCGATATTTACAAGACACGGATGTCAAAGTATGTACAGTGATTGGTTTTCCGCTTGGTGCTAATGTCACTGATGTGAAGATTTACGAAGCCAAACGAGCTCTTCTTGATGGTGCGATGGAATTAGATTATGTGCTTAATGTGAGCGATGTGAAGAATGGCCATTTTGATCTCATCGAAAAAGAGATGTCGGCTTTTGTTGCCTTGAAAGAAGACAATCGCGATCTTATCATTAAAGTCATTTTAGAAACCTGTTATTTAACGAAGGAAGAAGTCAGCAGAGTATGTGACATCGCTCGACAAACGAAAGTCGACTTTGTTAAAACCTCAACGGGCTTTGGCTCCGCTGGGGCAACGGAAGAAATGGTGTCACTGATGAAAACGACAGTAGGTGCTGACGTAGAAGTAAAGGCCTCTGGCGGAATTAGAACGAGAATGGATCTAGAAACTTATATCAATTTAGGTGCAACGAGAATTGGTACCAGTAATGGTGTAGCAATTGTTAGCGCGAATGACCAATCGAATTCTGAAGGATATTAA